DNA sequence from the bacterium genome:
AAACAGTACAACCATTTCGGCACAAACTAAGTCCATCTCATACAGGTGGAGGTCTGCATGTCTGATAATCGATGGAGACGAATCGCTCTCATTCTAATGGGATTGACAGTATTTGCCTTATCATCGGAGGCCCTCCAAATCCGCTTTGCTCCGGGCGATTATGTATATCTTGCCCAGGATAACCGTTTCCTTGGAATCGCAAACTTGCAGATTCAAAATCTCGCGATCATCAACGACAGTGAGGGAGCGGTGCAGCTGAATGAGGTTTTGGTAGAGATATGGGCCGGAAAGAATCTCCTTGAGTCTGAACATCACGGCGGCGAAATGTTGGAAAAGAGATGGAGCATGTTAAAGAAGTATTTGGACCTTATGCAACTGGAGGGAATCAGGTTATCGTTCAGCATGAAGCGGAGGAGTATTCCTCTTTTGCGCATTTGAAGCAGGGAAGTATCCGCGTAAAGAAGGGTGATGAAGTGAAGCGCGGCCAGCTGATTGCGCAGATCGGGTTATCAGGCGATGGTTATCAGCCTCACTTGCACTTTCAGATTACGGATGGTCCGGATATGAATTATGCACGTGGAATCCCTATGATTTTCGTAAATGTCCGGCCGGTGATATTTTCAAGCACTATCGACACTGATGGACGCCGCCAGCTGCAAACTGGCGAGTTTATAGAGACTTGGACACAGGATTGATCTCCAGGAGCCGGTGAATTCGTAGCGATGCTCGCGACATCGTTTTGTCTGATGTCGTTACAAATTTTTGACGCTCGTCCGACACTCTTTTGTCGTCAAATTCCGTAACATAAACTTTCAAGCTTCAGTAATTCAATTAACTAAACATCAGTTGCGTCAAAAGCAGTAGAGAATTTCACCG
Encoded proteins:
- a CDS encoding M23 family metallopeptidase, with amino-acid sequence MEHVKEVFGPYATGGNQVIVQHEAEEYSSFAHLKQGSIRVKKGDEVKRGQLIAQIGLSGDGYQPHLHFQITDGPDMNYARGIPMIFVNVRPVIFSSTIDTDGRRQLQTGEFIETWTQD